In Stutzerimonas stutzeri, a genomic segment contains:
- the tal gene encoding transaldolase: protein MTSKLEHLKQFTTVVADTGDLDAITRLQPVDATTNPSLLLKAAALPRYAEHLQSAMSRCAGDIGLGCDLFAVAVGQEVLKLIPGRVSTEVDARLSFDTEAMVQRGERLIGLYEQAGVSRDRVLIKLASTWEGIRAAEHLEKSGIQTNLTLLFCFTQAVACAEAGVFLISPFVGRIYDWYKKHESRDYTGTEDPGVQSVSRIYDYYKAHGYKTVVMGASFRNTGQIEALAGCDRLTISPELLSQLAQEEGPLERKLSPGRASEPRIALDENSFRWGLNEDPMATEKLAEGIRQFARDQEKLEALLEAKR, encoded by the coding sequence ATGACATCCAAGCTGGAACACCTCAAGCAGTTCACCACCGTCGTCGCCGACACTGGCGATCTCGATGCCATCACCCGTCTGCAGCCGGTAGACGCCACCACCAACCCGTCGCTGCTGCTCAAGGCCGCTGCCCTGCCCCGCTACGCGGAACATCTGCAGTCGGCGATGTCCCGCTGCGCCGGCGATATCGGGCTGGGCTGCGATCTGTTTGCTGTCGCGGTAGGACAGGAAGTGCTCAAGCTGATTCCCGGACGCGTTTCCACCGAGGTCGATGCACGCCTTTCCTTCGATACCGAAGCGATGGTCCAGCGCGGCGAACGCCTGATCGGTCTGTATGAGCAGGCGGGCGTATCCCGTGATCGCGTGCTGATCAAACTGGCCTCTACTTGGGAAGGCATCCGCGCGGCCGAGCATCTGGAGAAGTCCGGCATCCAGACCAACCTGACCCTGCTGTTCTGCTTTACCCAGGCCGTGGCTTGCGCCGAAGCCGGCGTGTTTCTCATTTCACCGTTCGTGGGTCGCATCTATGACTGGTACAAGAAGCATGAAAGTCGCGACTACACAGGCACTGAAGACCCAGGCGTGCAGTCGGTCAGCCGTATCTACGACTATTACAAGGCGCACGGCTACAAGACCGTGGTGATGGGGGCGAGCTTCCGTAATACCGGGCAAATCGAAGCCTTGGCAGGCTGCGATCGCCTGACTATCAGCCCCGAATTGCTCAGCCAGCTGGCTCAGGAAGAAGGGCCGCTGGAGCGCAAGCTCTCGCCGGGCCGCGCATCAGAGCCGCGCATCGCATTGGATGAAAATAGTTTCCGCTGGGGATTGAACGAGGATCCGATGGCTACGGAGAAGCTGGCCGAGGGTATTCGCCAGTTCGCGCGCGATCAGGAGAAGCTCGAGGCGCTGCTAGAAGCGAAGCGCTGA